The genomic segment TCGCTGCGTGACTTCGTGTCGAGTGCCGCCAAGCGCACCACCGTGGTGGTCGATGAAGCGTACATCGATTTTGTGGACCGGCCCGGCCACAAGTCGATGGTCGATCTCGTGCTCAAGGGCGAGTCGGTGGTGGTGTCGCGTACGGCCAGCAAGATCCACGGATTGGCCGGATTGCGCTGTGGCTTCGCCATCGCGCGCCCCGACATCATCGCGCGGTTGCAACAGTATGTGAGCGGCGATCCCAACGTATTCGGGCAACTGGCGGCCAACGCGTCCTTGCAGGACGTGGAGTATCAGACGTTCATCAAGCAGAAGAACCGCGAAGGACGGACCATGTTGCTGGACACGCTGGCCACGCTGGGCCGCAAGGTGGCACCGTCGCAAACCAACTTCGTGTTCTTCCACACGGGCAAGGAGATCCGGCCGGTGCAGCAGTACTTCCTGGCCAAGGGATTTGTGGTGGGTCGCGCGTTTCCGCCGTACAACGACTGGTGCCGGGTCAGCGTCGGCACGCCCGATGAGATGAAGCAGTTCTGCGCGGCGTTGCCGGGGTTGTTCGCTTAATACCGACGAATGACACACCCCGCGCTCGAACGCGCGCAGTATCACGCCCGACTCCATCTTGATCGCCTCGACTCCCTCCCGGTCGCGCCGGTCGTTTCGCGCGACACGCTCCTCGCGCGCTTCGACATTCCGCTCGGTCGTACGGGGATCCCGGCGGCGCAAGTCATCGACGACCTCGCACGGGCCGCCGAGGGCGGGCTGGTCAACAATACCGGCGCACGATTCTACGCCTGGGTGATGGGTGGCACGCTGCCCTCGGCGCTCGCGGCCGAGTGGCTCCTCACCGCCTGGGATCAGAATGCGGCCATCTATGCCACCTCGCCCGCCGCCTCGGTGGTGGAAGAGGTGGCCGGCAAGTGGCTCCTTGACCTGTTCGGCTTGCCCGCGACGGCGTCGTTCGCATTCACAACCGGCTGTCAGATGGCGCACTTCGTGGGCATGCTGTCGGCGCGGGACCACGTGCTGCGCTCCGCCGGATGGGATGTCGGGACTCAGGGACTTGCTGGCTCGCCACCCATTCGCGTTCTCGTGAGTGCGATTCGCCACGTCTCGCTTGACCGTGCGTTGCGATACGCGGGTATCGGCGCGCAACAGCTGGTAGTGTTGCCGGCAGACACCAACGGCGCCACCACGCCCGCCGTACTCGAAGCAGCGCTCAAATCAGGGAGCGGACCGACCATTGTGGGTCTCAATGCGGCCGACCTGAACACCGCCGCGTTTGACAACTTTCGCGAGTTGGTGCCGCTGGCGCAGTCCCATAATGCCTGGGTGCACGTGGACGGTGCCTTCGGATTGTTCGCGCGCTCGAGCGCCCAGTATGCCGAGCTGGTGGACGGCATCGAATTGGCGGACAGCTGGGCCACCGACTGCCACAAGTGGCTCAATGTGCCGCAGGACTGCGGCTTTTCCGCCGTGCGGCACGCCGACGCGCACCGCCGAGCCTTTACCATCCACGATTCCTACTTCGTGGCGGAGAAGGAAGCGCGCGATGAAATCGATTGGTCGCCCGAGTGGTCGCGTCGCGCGCGCGGTTTTGCCACGTATGCCGCGCTGCGTGAACTGGGCCGCGATGGCGTGGGTGCCATGATCGATCGATGCTGCGATCAGTGTGCAGCATTGGTGCATGGCATCGGCGCGCTGCCCGGTGCCGAAATCGTGTCACCGGCCCGCCTCAACCAGGGACTCGTGCGCTTCCTCGACCCGCGGATGGGGGCCACCGAGGAAGACCATGACGCGCACACCGATTATGTCATCACGCTGATCAACCGCGGTGGCGAGGCCATGTTTGGCCCGGTGACCTGGCATGGGCGGCGGGCGATGCGTGTGTGCGTGGTGAACTGGCAGACTGATGCCGTGGCGGTGGCGCGCACGATCGCCGCCGTGCAGCAGGCCATCGAATTGGGATCACGGCCCGGGCAATAGCCCAGCCGCGTCCGACAGCTATCAACTATCCCGCCCCAATCGCCTGCAGCAACGACGTGGCC from the Gemmatimonadaceae bacterium genome contains:
- a CDS encoding aspartate aminotransferase family protein, which produces MTHPALERAQYHARLHLDRLDSLPVAPVVSRDTLLARFDIPLGRTGIPAAQVIDDLARAAEGGLVNNTGARFYAWVMGGTLPSALAAEWLLTAWDQNAAIYATSPAASVVEEVAGKWLLDLFGLPATASFAFTTGCQMAHFVGMLSARDHVLRSAGWDVGTQGLAGSPPIRVLVSAIRHVSLDRALRYAGIGAQQLVVLPADTNGATTPAVLEAALKSGSGPTIVGLNAADLNTAAFDNFRELVPLAQSHNAWVHVDGAFGLFARSSAQYAELVDGIELADSWATDCHKWLNVPQDCGFSAVRHADAHRRAFTIHDSYFVAEKEARDEIDWSPEWSRRARGFATYAALRELGRDGVGAMIDRCCDQCAALVHGIGALPGAEIVSPARLNQGLVRFLDPRMGATEEDHDAHTDYVITLINRGGEAMFGPVTWHGRRAMRVCVVNWQTDAVAVARTIAAVQQAIELGSRPGQ